The Sphingomonas sp. LY54 genome includes a region encoding these proteins:
- the nuoK gene encoding NADH-quinone oxidoreductase subunit NuoK — protein sequence MIGLGHYLGVGAMLFVLGVFGIFLNRKNVIIILMAIELILLAVNINLVAFSAFLGDMVGQVFAMFVLTVAAAEAAIGLAILVIYFRGRGTIAVDDINQMKG from the coding sequence GTGATCGGCCTCGGCCATTATCTCGGCGTGGGGGCGATGCTGTTCGTCCTCGGCGTGTTCGGAATCTTCCTCAACCGGAAGAACGTCATCATCATCCTGATGGCGATCGAACTGATCCTGCTCGCCGTGAACATCAACCTCGTCGCCTTCTCGGCCTTCCTCGGCGACATGGTCGGCCAGGTCTTCGCGATGTTCGTGCTGACCGTCGCCGCCGCCGAGGCCGCCATCGGCCTTGCCATTCTCGTCATCTACTTCCGTGGCCGCGGCACGATCGCGGTCGACGACATCAATCAGATGAAGGGCTGA
- a CDS encoding NADH-quinone oxidoreductase subunit J produces the protein MIQTIVFYLFATLVIASGVMTIAARNPVHSVLWLIFAFFNAAGLMLLVGAEFIAMLLVIVYVGAVAVLFLFVVMMLDVDFAALRAGFSKYLPLGLLLALALLAEIVFAVAAWNAGGIDTGVKAAPMSGDTPNIALLGEVLYTRYLYVFEAAGLVLLVAMIGAIVLTQRTRGGLRPQNVSEQIRRRPEDAIRNIDQPSGQGVEL, from the coding sequence GTGATTCAGACCATCGTCTTTTACCTGTTCGCCACCCTCGTCATCGCCTCCGGCGTCATGACGATCGCAGCGCGAAACCCGGTTCACAGCGTGCTGTGGCTCATCTTCGCTTTCTTCAACGCGGCGGGGCTGATGCTGCTCGTCGGCGCCGAGTTCATCGCGATGCTCCTCGTCATCGTCTATGTCGGCGCGGTCGCAGTGCTGTTCCTGTTCGTCGTGATGATGCTGGACGTCGATTTCGCCGCCCTGCGCGCGGGCTTCTCCAAATATCTGCCGCTGGGCTTGCTCCTCGCGCTGGCGCTGCTCGCTGAGATCGTCTTCGCGGTCGCGGCCTGGAACGCCGGCGGCATCGATACCGGGGTGAAGGCGGCGCCGATGAGCGGCGACACGCCGAACATCGCGCTGCTGGGCGAGGTGCTCTACACCCGCTATCTCTACGTCTTCGAGGCCGCCGGCCTGGTCCTGCTGGTCGCCATGATCGGCGCGATCGTGCTGACCCAGCGTACCCGCGGCGGCCTTCGTCCGCAAAACGTCTCCGAGCAGATCCGTCGCCGTCCCGAGGACGCGATCCGCAACATCGATCAGCCTTCGGGGCAGGGGGTGGAATTGTGA